One Prosthecobacter sp. SYSU 5D2 genomic window carries:
- a CDS encoding sulfatase-like hydrolase/transferase, which translates to MRCFLSLGLCLAMTAVLSAAPDILFIVTDDQNPETIHALGNERIRTPNLDRLAAGGTAFTRAYAGYPICHVSRAEILTGCTPFRAYMNYPAGPIDPALKTMAQTFQEAGYLTWYSGKWHNDGHPKQRGYTGTRGLYSSGGVKGEKGPAMNERGQAITGYTGWTFKSDDDGKAEPEKGIGLQADNSVHVANGAIRAIADTPADKRFLLHVNFAFPHDPRQWPADETQRYDPAHMKLPENFAPVHPFDHGNLHGRDETLLPIPREEAAVLTELAIYYAMISDVDNQIGRILEALEKAGRKDTIIVFISDQGLAMGSHGLLGKQNQYEHSIRSPLIIAGSELPKAKRTQALVHLRDLYPTFCELAGIAIPGSVQGRSLLPLLQGKTERVHDFVTGTFTDTQRMICDERWKFIRYPQLGREQLFDLESDPHEMKDLSADPAHDEKKAGMKQKLQAWLKEQGDPLGQTGW; encoded by the coding sequence ATGAGATGCTTTCTTTCTTTGGGACTCTGCCTTGCGATGACTGCGGTTTTGTCAGCGGCACCGGACATCCTTTTCATTGTTACGGACGATCAGAACCCGGAGACGATTCACGCGCTGGGCAATGAGCGCATCCGCACGCCTAACCTGGACCGCCTGGCGGCGGGTGGCACGGCTTTTACCCGGGCGTATGCGGGCTATCCGATCTGCCACGTCAGCCGGGCGGAGATCCTGACGGGCTGTACGCCATTCCGGGCATATATGAACTATCCAGCAGGGCCTATAGACCCAGCTTTAAAAACGATGGCGCAGACGTTTCAGGAGGCAGGTTATCTGACCTGGTACAGCGGCAAGTGGCACAATGACGGCCATCCGAAGCAGCGGGGCTATACCGGTACTCGGGGACTTTATAGCAGCGGCGGAGTGAAGGGTGAAAAGGGACCGGCGATGAATGAGCGTGGCCAGGCCATCACCGGTTATACAGGCTGGACCTTTAAATCGGATGATGACGGCAAGGCGGAGCCGGAGAAGGGCATCGGCCTGCAGGCGGACAACAGCGTGCATGTGGCCAACGGAGCCATCCGGGCCATTGCGGACACCCCGGCTGACAAGCGGTTCCTGCTGCATGTGAACTTCGCCTTTCCTCATGATCCGCGCCAGTGGCCGGCAGATGAAACCCAGCGTTATGATCCCGCCCACATGAAGCTGCCGGAAAACTTCGCACCGGTGCATCCCTTTGATCATGGCAATCTCCATGGCCGTGATGAAACGCTGCTGCCGATCCCCCGTGAGGAGGCGGCCGTGCTCACCGAGCTGGCCATTTATTATGCGATGATCAGCGATGTGGATAACCAGATCGGTCGCATCCTGGAGGCTCTGGAAAAAGCGGGCCGTAAGGACACGATCATCGTCTTCATCAGTGACCAGGGTCTGGCCATGGGCAGCCACGGACTGTTGGGGAAACAGAACCAGTATGAGCACAGCATCCGTTCACCTCTGATCATCGCCGGTTCTGAGTTGCCAAAGGCAAAACGCACCCAGGCGCTGGTGCATCTGCGGGACCTTTATCCCACCTTCTGCGAGCTGGCAGGCATCGCTATTCCCGGCAGCGTTCAGGGCCGGAGCCTGCTGCCTCTGCTTCAGGGGAAAACGGAGCGCGTTCATGACTTCGTCACCGGCACTTTCACGGACACCCAGCGCATGATTTGTGATGAGCGCTGGAAGTTCATTCGGTATCCTCAGTTAGGCCGTGAGCAGCTCTTCGACCTGGAATCCGATCCCCATGAAATGAAGGACCTCAGTGCCGATCCGGCGCATGACGAAAAGAAAGCGGGCATGAAACAAAAGCTGCAAGCCTGGTTGAAGGAGCAGGGTGATCCGTTAGGCCAGACTGGCTGGTAA